A DNA window from Adhaeribacter pallidiroseus contains the following coding sequences:
- a CDS encoding serine hydrolase domain-containing protein — MAIFPPFPTAINEPMKSLLLPVVSCLLALFLFTFSCQGPANLTTRERPVDKNKPLERYVDSLAQALVDNSQIAGIAIGVMRHDSVLLLKSYGYADLEFAVPMPVNASFEIGSITKQFTAVAIMQLVEKGLLSLDDDISKYLQISFPKEAITVRQLLHHTSGIKEVRLGDILYSHYSRDTVLSLIEKARFDFKPGTEMMYNNKGYFLLGLIIEKLTGQTYEEYLTKNLFLKAGMQNSYLSDQEKVIKLRTHGITM; from the coding sequence ATGGCCATCTTTCCCCCATTTCCAACAGCCATTAATGAACCCATGAAATCGTTACTCCTTCCGGTAGTCTCCTGCCTTTTGGCGCTTTTTCTTTTTACCTTTTCGTGTCAAGGTCCCGCTAATTTAACTACTAGAGAAAGACCCGTAGATAAGAATAAGCCACTGGAAAGATACGTCGATTCCCTGGCGCAGGCCCTGGTAGACAACTCCCAAATAGCCGGCATAGCCATTGGCGTGATGCGCCACGATTCGGTTCTGCTGCTAAAATCGTACGGCTACGCGGACCTGGAATTTGCGGTACCTATGCCGGTGAATGCTTCTTTCGAAATTGGGTCCATAACCAAGCAGTTTACCGCCGTGGCCATTATGCAACTGGTAGAAAAAGGTCTCTTGAGCCTGGATGATGATATTAGCAAATACTTGCAGATTAGCTTTCCCAAAGAAGCAATTACGGTTCGGCAGTTACTGCATCATACTTCCGGTATAAAAGAGGTGCGCTTAGGCGATATCCTTTATAGCCATTACTCGCGTGACACCGTCCTGAGCTTAATTGAAAAAGCTCGCTTCGATTTTAAACCCGGTACCGAGATGATGTACAATAATAAGGGCTATTTCTTACTCGGCTTAATAATTGAAAAACTGACCGGACAAACCTACGAAGAATATCTTACTAAAAACCTTTTTCTAAAAGCTGGCATGCAAAATAGCTACTTATCGGATCAAGAAAAGGTTATTAAATTACGGACGCACGGTATAACAATGTGA
- a CDS encoding helix-turn-helix domain-containing protein, whose product MPTSKKVTARAGLQSTSFSGRGESSQQTIYRIEKAQFTVTLDVLVSLSEALQMPLKELVDFPRES is encoded by the coding sequence TTGCCGACATCTAAGAAAGTTACGGCAAGAGCGGGGCTACAGTCAACAAGCTTTAGCGGACGAGGCGAATCTAGCCAACAAACTATTTACCGGATTGAGAAGGCGCAGTTTACCGTTACCCTGGATGTGCTGGTGAGCTTAAGTGAGGCCTTGCAAATGCCTTTGAAAGAATTAGTAGACTTTCCCCGGGAAAGTTAA
- a CDS encoding helix-turn-helix domain-containing protein, producing the protein MEKLAHVFGRVLYDKRRQQGLTQEQVAERCNLDRKYIYLLEKGRNQPSLGSLFALAAAFEMTPMALIAEVQQRLAEHPTA; encoded by the coding sequence ATGGAGAAACTCGCCCACGTCTTTGGCCGGGTACTGTACGACAAAAGACGGCAACAAGGCTTAACCCAGGAGCAGGTAGCCGAACGCTGTAACCTAGACCGCAAATACATTTACTTGTTAGAGAAAGGCAGGAATCAACCTTCTTTAGGGTCTCTTTTTGCACTTGCGGCCGCCTTCGAGATGACTCCCATGGCTTTAATTGCTGAAGTCCAGCAACGCTTAGCGGAGCATCCCACCGCCTAA
- a CDS encoding serine hydrolase domain-containing protein, translated as MSKDGKLTRAEQPYFRWTFSAGALSSTVEDLLQWNQALHSSAKILKPETYQELIRVGRLTDGTVLRYAKGLQVFRYKGYSVIGHGGSGSGILCDSRYFPEQKLTIIVLQNTYRRASESDISLPIADRLLPAKKKVTDQFQGDLSLYQGTYKGLFDLNVQVVDSKLVIKRSWQTNGDTLTYVGQQQWALGNDRYSFKIENGQVKEIHWDPISAYIKLKKVK; from the coding sequence GTGAGTAAAGATGGGAAACTAACCCGGGCCGAGCAGCCTTACTTTCGGTGGACTTTTTCAGCCGGCGCTTTATCTTCCACGGTGGAAGATCTGCTCCAATGGAATCAAGCCCTACACAGCAGTGCTAAGATTTTAAAACCGGAGACTTATCAGGAACTGATTCGGGTGGGCCGCTTAACGGATGGCACCGTATTGCGCTATGCCAAAGGATTACAAGTATTCCGGTACAAGGGTTACTCGGTAATTGGCCACGGCGGCTCAGGCAGTGGCATCTTGTGTGATTCCCGCTATTTTCCGGAACAAAAGCTAACTATTATTGTCCTACAAAATACCTACCGCCGGGCCAGTGAATCCGATATATCCTTACCGATTGCTGACCGGTTGCTTCCGGCTAAAAAAAAGGTAACCGACCAGTTTCAGGGTGATCTCTCCCTATATCAAGGAACCTATAAGGGCCTTTTCGATTTGAACGTCCAGGTGGTTGATTCGAAGTTAGTTATAAAAAGAAGCTGGCAGACTAATGGCGACACTCTAACCTATGTTGGCCAGCAGCAATGGGCTTTAGGGAATGATCGGTATTCTTTTAAAATAGAAAACGGGCAGGTAAAAGAGATTCATTGGGATCCTATTTCAGCCTATATTAAATTAAAAAAAGTCAAGTAA
- a CDS encoding helix-turn-helix transcriptional regulator codes for MEILQDKWNEPVTLPELASLTQVHPVTISKHFTRYFACTLGEYRRKLKVNKSLALLRNPHLSLTDVALECGFADQSHFIRIFKEMTGWLPKHFKKL; via the coding sequence ATGGAAATACTACAGGATAAATGGAACGAACCAGTGACCTTGCCGGAACTTGCTTCCCTCACCCAGGTGCATCCCGTTACCATCTCGAAACATTTTACCAGGTATTTTGCCTGTACCTTGGGAGAGTACAGGCGGAAATTAAAAGTAAACAAAAGCCTTGCTTTATTGCGAAATCCGCATCTTTCGTTAACGGACGTGGCTTTAGAATGTGGCTTTGCCGACCAAAGTCATTTTATCCGCATTTTTAAAGAAATGACGGGTTGGCTGCCGAAGCATTTCAAAAAATTATAG